The genomic stretch GGCACAATGAAGGCTGTGAGGGACGGCGCGGTATACGTGATGGATCCGTACAAGATGTGCAGCCCCACCCCTGTTACCTTCGTTGAGGCCCTGGAGACCGTAGCGGGGCTACTTCACCCCGGACGCAGGGAAAGAGACAGACAGTAGTGAAAAGAAACATTCGATGGATCTTCGTGATCGCGGTCCTTTTTCTGGCGCTTGCCGGCGTATCTCTTCTCTCTCTGTGTACAGGAGCCGCAGCTATTCCGCCGGGACGGATCCTCACTATTCTGTTCACGGACGATGGAAGCACGTTCCGCAGTATTCTTGTCGATATACGCATTCCTCGGCTGATTCTCGGGTTTTCGGTGGGCGGGGCGCTGAGCCTCGCAGGAGTCATCCTTCAAGGGACGTTTCGGAACAATCTCGTCGAACCTTATACCTTAGGTATATCCGGTGGAGCAGCCTTGGGGGTTTCGGTGGCTGCCATTATGGGTCTTGGCCATATGTTAGGGGTATATGCCCAACCAGCCGCCGGATTTGCAGGCAGCCTCCTAGTGATCCTTTTTCTCTACCTCATGAACGCCAGTAGGGGGGCTTTAAAAGCCCCGAGCCTTCTCCTCACCGGGGTCATGGTGAGCTTCATATCATCTTCTTTTGTTCTCCTCATTATGTCTATTTCCAGGACAGAGCAACTCCATGATATCCTTTTCTGGATCATTGGTTCTCTCGGTGAAGCGGATTGGATCCTCGTGAAGTTCTCCCTGTTTGTGACCCTTTCCGGATTGGCAGTCTCCTATCTTTTCTGTGTTGACCTTAACGCCCTGGCTTTAGGGGAGGATGAGGCGCTACATCTTGGTGTCAACGTGGAGCGCACGAAACAGTCGGTTCTCGTCGTCGCGTCTCTCCTTGCCGGAGTGTCTGTATCTATTTCCGGGGTCATCGGTTTTGTGGGTCTCGTGGTTCCCCATTTTGTCAGGATGTGGGTGGGGGTAGACCACAGGATTGTTATGATCGCCTCATTTTTGTCGGGAGCCATCTTTCTGATCCTCTGCGATACTGCGGCCAAGACCCTTGTCATGCCAATGGAATTGCCGGTGGGGGTAATAACGGGAATCCTGGGCGGGATTCTTTTTATTTATGCCCTTACCAAAAAAGAGCTGTCTCTTGGGAGGCAGTAGATGCTCGAGATACGAAACCTCACGTGTGGATACGGGTCTGACCCGGTATTGAAGAATATAAGCGTAACGGTTAGGACCGGAGAATTCGTAACAATCATCGGACCCAATGGTTCCGGCAAGACCACGTTTATGAGGGCTGTCTCCAGAGTAATAAAGCCCGCCAATGGCCTCATTACTCTGGATGGCAGGAATGTGAGTGATTTCAGCTTCAAGGAGTTCGCCCGAATGGTCGCCGTTGCGGGCAATCTCCGGGATACGGATCTTCCCATGTCCGTTTTTGAGTTTGTGCTTCTGGGGAGGATACCTCACCTTAAGGGGTTGTCAGCGCTGGAGAACAGGACGGATTTCGCTCACGCCCATGACGCTATGGCCCTTACCGGGACTCTTGATCTTGGGAAGAGGTCCGTCAACAGTCTGAGCAGCGGAGAGAGGCAGATAGTTTTTATTGCCAGGGCGCTGGCACAGGAACCGCGCCTCCTTCTGCTTGACGAACCTACCAGTTACCTTGATATTACGCACCAGGCGAGAGTCATGGATCTGGTCAAAAAACTGAACAGTGAACAAAATCTGACCATCATTACCATCCTCCATGACCTCAATCTTGCTTCACATTATTGTGACAGGATTCTGCTCTTTAAGGATGGAACCTTAACCAGGGATGGTTCTCCCGGGGAAGTATTGACGAAGGAGATCTTAGAAGAGGTCTACAGGACGCCCGTCGTCATCCTCGAAAACCCCGCCACAGGAAGACCCTATGTGTGCCAATTACCCTCACCTCAGTAAATCACCGTTTCCTGTCAATTATGTCGCTCTTATCCTCCGCGTCCTATTTATCCCTCCCTCCATGGAAGAATTCCAGATATTTTTGCATCCAATATTCTTATGATTTTTGACGTTATTCCTTGACAATATCCGTCTGTTACAAATATACTAAATTTAAATGACAGCACCATAATTTTTCCCTCTGTATGAAACAACACAACATAACGTTCTACCCACACTGGCAACAAGGGGAGGCACTTTGCCTCTGAACCTGTCTCCAGGCATGCCCGTTGACGTCTCTTTGCTCCCCTTGCTTCCGGTAATGCGGCTATCTTCGACCCGCCGGAAGTGGCGTACCCCTATTCCGGGGACCACCGCTTGTCCCCTGAAGGTCGGCCTCTCATTAAGCGCATCAGAACCTTCCCTGGAGAACTTCTCTCCAGGGAAGGTTCTTTTTTTATATATCAAAAACAGGTGTATCGGCACGGTCTATGGCCGGGACGATGAAGATAGAACATTTCTCAAAATTAGCGGAGGGGCTACGATGGGGCGATGTGTGTCATATAAGCATATAGCCTGCGGCGGTGCTTTGCTGTACAGCGGGAAGTGTCAGAACGGACCCTGCCACGGGTTATCGCCGCCATCGGCGGCTATTACAGAGAGCCGGATCCGGTCTTTCCGTATGTCTCGGGCTTAAGGCAGACCGCCCGCCTTTTGCTGGCGGCATGTTTACCATTGCCCGTAAAAAGATTGTTGCACCTTTGGGCGATAAAGCAAGATTCATGGTAATACAGCTTCATCTAATTAAAAACTTTCAATAAAGGAAGATGGCGAGTGTTTGCCGCCAAGATATTTACAAAAGAATGTGAAGGCATCTACGATAGATACATAATGCGATTGATAACCCATTTTGATCTGCGCAATGAGATAACTGAATGGGTAAAAAGACGTAGTGGGTATATTGAAGTAGTGTTTCTTTGAAGGGTGATTACAAGAAATCAAAACACACATTATCCGAGACTTGCTTCCCGGAAAAGGAGATCTTAATTATGAAAAACAGAAAAAACATGTGCTTAGCCATACTCTTATCAGCTGTGCTTATGCTGACGCTGATGCCATTTATGGTAAGCGCAGATACAAAGCCGGAGATACAGGTGAGCGGGCCCATGCAGCAGGTAGAGCGGGTGCAACCACTACAACAAACAATACCACAAGTACCACTAACGACGGCGTTCACCGCCAAGGCTCTTGCAGGGGGCGTCGGAGGAAGCCACACTTCCCTCGCCCTTAAAGACGACGGTACGGTATGGGCCTGGGGATGGAATGCTTTTGGTCAGCTTGGCATAGGGACTGCCGTTGACTATCGCCCCACCCCCGTGCAGGTGAAGGGCCCGCTCGGCAAGGGTAATTTAACCGGTATTACGGCCCTGGTTGCAGGACACTATCATTCCCTCGCCCTTAAAGACGACGGTACGGTATGGGCCTGGGGATGGAACCATTGCGGTGAAATCGGCGACGGGACCAGTGAGTCTTGCAATTTCAAAATGCCCCTAGACCCGCCGCCCACTATTATTCGCCCCACCCCCGTGCAGGTGAAGGGCCCGCTCGGCAAGGGTAATTTAACCGGTATTACGGCCATTGCCGGGGGAGGCTGGCGCTCCCTCGCCCTTAAATACGACGGTACGGTGTGGACATGGGGATGGAATGGTTGGAGTACACTGGGCGACGGGACCAACGATAGCAAGCCTCACCCCACCCCCGTGCAGGTGAAGAATTTAACCGGTATCAAGGCCATTGCCGGGGGATACAATTATGTCCTTGTCCTTAAATACGACGGTACTGTGTGGGCATGGGGGCAGAATGATGGTTCCGGTGAACTGGGCGATGGGACCACTACTAATAGAAATACCCCCGTGCAGGTGAAGGGCAAAGACGGCGTGGGTTATTTAACTGGTATTACGGCTCTGGCTGCTGGTAGCAATCACTCCCTGGCAATAAAAAGCGACGGCTCGGTATGGGCATGGGGGTATAATCCTTGGGGTCAATTAGGCGATGGGACCAGTGGGTCCTCTAACAATCGCTCCACCCCCGTTGAGGTGAAGACGACCCTGATCATTCATCCCCTATCCGATAGAACTCCTTAAGCCTCATAATTGACGGTACGATGTGGACATGGAGGGATATAATGTTCAAGTCAGATAGGCTACGGGACCGCTGCTAATGGAAAAGGAGGTAAAGAATGAACATTATGCAGGACCTTATACCCGCGGGGCGGAGGAATAGACCCGGCAGGGCTAACCCCATGACGTTTATAACGATTCACAACACGGGCAACAGGTCAAAAGGTGCGGACGTGAAAAGCCACGCAGCGTACATCAAAGGCGAAAAAGCCACAAACGGACCCGTATCGTGGCATTACACAATGGACGAAAAGAACATATACCAGCACTTGCCCGACAATGAGGACGGCTTCCACGCCGGGGACGGAAACCGTAAAGGCATAGGTATTGAAATTTGCATGAACAGCGACGGCGATTTACAAGGCGCGACGGACATGGCGGCGGAGCTTACGGCGTATTTATGTAAGGAGCATAATATCCTTGTTGCAAATGTCGTACAACATAATCAGTGGAACAAGACGAAAGATTGTCCGCAGCTTTTACGCAGCGGCAGTTCCTACCCATGGGACGTGTTTATCAACAAAGTCGTGGCATTGTTAGGGATAAGCTCACCTGCGCGACCACCGCAAACGACAAAACAATATGGGACTTTCTCAAAAGCAAGGGGTTAAACGACTTTGCCGTGGCGGGTCTTATGGACAATCTATACGCCGAAAGCACGCTTTGTTTGACTTTGCGAAAGCAACGTGCTTGTCAATAGGCGACTTGACCATGCAGCTTGAATTCATGTGAAAGAACTGCAGGGTGGCGTTATGACCGCCCTTAGAGGCGCGAAAACTGTTCGTGAAGCGTCAAACGATACTTACGCAATACGAAAAACCAAAAGACAAAGGCGAGGAGGTAAAGAAGCAACGGGAGAAGTACGGGCAAGGCTACTTTGACAAATTCACGGACAAGCCCTCCGCGCCCACAGCCTTTAAGAAAGGGGACATAGTACAGTTTACGGGCGGCGAGTATGTATCAGCAGACGCCGCAAAAGCCGCCAACACGCGCCCCGCAAGCCGTTGCAAGGTAACCCAGACAGCAAGTAGCGGGAAATATCCGCTTCACCTTGTATCAGAGGACGGCGGCAAAGTATTTGGGTGGGTTGCCGCCGTGCATGTTTCGGCAATCGAACAAACCCCCACCGGAGCCGGGTCCCATTACGCCGTACACGGTCAGGGTAGATAAGGGGACAAGCTACCGCAAAGACGCAGGGGATAGCTTTGCCGTTGCGGGGACGATAAACGACAACGGCGTATATACCATTGTCGAGGAATTGACCGACACCACCGGGAAAAGGTGGGGTAAACTCAAAAGTGGCGCGGGGTGGTTGCATCTTTCCGCCGTTACGAAAATATAACTGTGTCCGATCCTGACACATGAAAACGCAAAAATGCCTGCCGCGGCCCTTGTTTTCGCTATCCCCGTCGGCTTGTGTCCCATTACGTGGTGTGAGAAAATGCCTGCCGAGGCTTAATCCGTACGGCGCCATATCGGTCCTGAGGCGGTTGACCGTATGCTCGAAAAAATAAGCAAGCCGCGATTAGAATGGGGGTGTTGCTGCACGGAATGATACCAAAATAACAATGTCAAGAAAGACAGCAGCCCGGGCCGCCCCGGGCATTGCCGGTCAATAAACTTCTATTTCACGATGTTCGACAGCACAAGGACTGTCGCGTACGGAAAAAGCATGAGAAGTATTATGGAAATTATGTAAGACGGGATATAGTAGAGACTCCCTCTGAACACGGTCCCCAAGGGGATGTCTTTTGCCATCCCCGCCACGACGTAACAGCAGATACCTATTGGGGGCATGATTGATCCCATGGTGGTGACAATACATATTACCTGGCCGAACCATATTGGGTCATATCCCATCTGCATGACGATAGGGTAGAATATGGGTAGTGAAACGAGAAGGAACGCGAGGGCATCCATAACACAGCCTCCTATAATGTAGCAGAGTATAATGATCCAGAAAAGCGCCCAGCCAGGAAGGGTGAGGCTTGATATCATGGATGCAGCCTCGTAAGGTAGACGTGTCACAGCTAAGAACCTGCCGAAGATGACAGCACCCGCCACTATTGTGAATACGAGACAGGAGATGCGGAGTGTATCCACAATTGAGGCGATAAAGCCTTCCCATGTAATTTTTTTCCGCACGAGGCACAGGACGAGCGCTATGGCGCAGCTTGCCGCCGCAGCTTCCGTCGCGGTGACCACTCCGGTGAAAAGGGCATACATGATGATTATAAAGAGAATCGTGATATCGATGAGGTCTGGAAGGGCTTTCAGTCTTTCCAGCCATGTGCTTTTTGGGCCTTTAGGTCCCCACTCCGGGTTCCGCCGGCATATATAGATCACGGTGGCCGCGATAAGGATGGTCAATATGGCGCTGGGGATCACATTCCCGAAGAAAAGCTTACCGATGGATTGCCCCGTATAGAGGCCATAGACCACAAGGACGATACTGGGTGGGATGAGAACGCCCAATGTTGCGCCAGCTGCTACCGAACCAGCGCTCAGTTGGGGATGGTAGTTGTACTTTTTCATCTCCGGTATGGCAATGGTGCTCATGGTGGCGGCGGTCGCAGTATTGGAGCCGCTGATTGCGGAAAAGATGGCGCATGCCATGATGGTCGTTATGGCAAGGCCGCCTTTATACTGGCCGAACCACTTGTAAGTCACCTTGTAGAGGCCGTTGCTATAGCCGCCGTAATGGGCAAACTCGCCTACCAGGATGAACATGGGGATTACGGTGAGACCGTAACTCGAGAAGATATTCCAGAGCTCCGTTCCTATCATGCCAAGGGCCGCCTTCATGGAGGTGACATACGCTACTCCTAAGAAACCGACAAGGGCCATGGTAAACCCTGCAGGTATTTTAAACAGGAACAGGATAGCGAACATAATGATGATGCCGTATATACCAACGATAGGTCCGTCCATCTAATTTTCCTCTTTCTTCTTAAATGTTTTAAGCAAATCAATGAGGAGCGTGAGAGACAACGTTCCGAAGCCCAGTGAGACGCAAAAAACAAAAGGATAGTATATGATCTTCATAGTTTCGGAGACTTCATGGGATTCCCATATCTTCATACCCCACACAAAGATCTGCCATGTTACAATTGAGAAGAATATGAGGGTCACGAAATAGTTGATGCGGTCAAGGAACCGGTTGAGCGGACCAGGAAATTTTTCGGTAAGAATGTCAACGACGATATGGTCTTTCTTTTTCTGGGTGTAACCGAGGGCAAAGGCGATCACCACCGCTCCCAAGAACGAGACGATCTCGTAAGCCCCCATGTAAGGCATGTGAAAAATACGGAGCACTACGTTGCTGGTGGCAAGGATCATGAGTCCCAGTACCGCGACGCCTCCCAGAATTAGAAAGAGCTTGTTGAGAAATATATTCAGCCTGTCAAGATGATTCATCGTTTTCTCCAAGTAAAAGATCGGCAAGGCGGGTGCCTTGGATAATGTCCGTTATGCCGCCCGTTTTGCCGCGCCTGTCATTTATTTACTTTCTCGTATTTTGCTTTCAAGAGATAGGTATCTTTCAATATTTGCTCTCCCGGAAGCCCCTGGCCCGTCACCCTCTTTGTGTAGTCGTCGACCATGGGTTTTAAGAGTTTCAGCATCTCGGTTCTGTCTGTCTTTGAAAATGTGATTACCTGGTGGTTGTACTTCTGCTTAGACCAGGCAAGGGACTCCTTTACATGGTTGTCCACATATTTTCCCGTCCATTCCGCCTGCTCCCTTCGTAAGTCGTCGATCACTTTCTTTACATCGGAAGGGAGAGAGTTCCATTTATCTTTATTCATCACCACCGCAAAGGAGGCGACAAAGAGGTTTGCCTCCGTGGCAAAGGGGCAATAAGCGGCAAAGTTGATGTCTTTCAATACCTCCAGGGAGGAGACGATTCCCTTCACCACACCCTTCTGTATCGCCTCAGGGGTCTCGGATTGAGGCATGGCGACAGGGATCCCCCCCAATCTTTTGATTACATCGGCGCCGGTACCCGATACCCTGAGTTCCATGCCTTTCAAATCCTTCAAGGACTTTGCCGGCTTACTTGTCATGATGTCTGCCGGAGGGCAGGTAAATAAGGTGATAATCTTCACCTTTTCAAATTCCTTGGGTTTATATTTCTCCACGAGATCGTATAATGTAAGGCTTGCCGCCTTCGCGGAGGCGAATCCCAGTGGAAGGTCAACTGCCTCCGAGATCGGGAAGCGACCCGGCTGGTAGCTCATGGCGAAGTTGCCGATATCGGCCATGCCGGTCAATACCCCGTCGAAGATATTCTTCGCAGGCAGGAGCGTGCTGCCGGGGAATGTTTGGACCTTCACCTTTCCGCCCGTTCTCTTTTCGACTTCTTTTGCCCATCTCTCCATCTGGACGCAGGGGAAGGTAGTGGCGGGAGGGAAGTTCGCATACTTCAGGGTGATGGTTTGGCTTTTCGCGGAAAAAGGACAGACGAGGAGGGAGACGGTGAAAAAAACAAAGAGAACGATGACAACTGTTAACTTCCTGCTGCTCATGGGGTACCCCCTTTAAATGTGATTATGGTACTGCTCATACCCTGGCCGCTCATGCACCTTTTCGGGGAATAGGCACGGCAGAGCGGCGAAGGCCTGTAATATAAAAATAAAAAAGGCCATGATACGACTCATGGCCTTTAAACAAAATCGGCCATGAACGGTGTGAAACCGTCCATGGCCAGATAATTACGGTCTCACACCTACAATATTTGCTGCCACCGCCAGCTTAATTTGGATATAATTGTTGCGTTGATCATAGTAGTCATATAGCATGTAGGTAGCGCGAAGTCAAGTTATATAGATCCAAGCGCTTGGTTGAGGGAGTATTTTCGTTGACAATATACGATCTTTCCGCTTATAACAAAGCTCATGCCTGGGTGGCGGAACAGGTAGACGCAAGGGACTTAAAATCCCTCGGTCCTCGCGGCTGTACGGGTTCGATTCCCGTCCTAGGCATTTCAAGAGATAATTAAAAAATGCAATGAAGTTGGACCTTGTAAAATGCTGGTCCTTGTCATTATCTATGGGGAAGATAACCGTCGGATTATCAGGAGTGACAAATAATCGCCAAGACATAAGTGGTACATAGAAATCTATCCTGAGTTTTTGTTGACTTCTTGGGAATGGCGCCGCTTTCGCGGTAAACGTCAATTCACCATTGAAAACGGTGCCGCCAGAGGTACCCCCGCCTACTTCGCCAGGAGACGTATTCTATTGAGAGGCCGCGCCGCGCAAGGCTGGCATTTTGTCCAGTCCTAACACGGGATGTTCTTCTTGATTAGACCCGCAATGGGTATTCTAAAATGGTTATTGCGCTGAATTTTGGGTAAGATTTTTAGAGACGTCTTTTTTGCTTCCGCTCATAGTGAAGCGCCACTTGCAGAATAGCTTTTCGGGATGAGGGTCGGGAGGAGCAAAGATACATTCGACCTGAACGTTACTGTCAACCTCCTTAACGATACTCTCAAATTCACCCAAGTGCATATCCTTACAGTCATATTCTCCTACACCTTTTTTTAGCCGAGCCTCCTGAGAACTGCAATGGGGCGCCGACAGTATCACTTCTTCGTCTTTCTCCTCAATGTCAAATCCACTTATCAGCGACCAGGGAGAATACCTGAGGACTTTGGCGACGGCTTTCAGCCCTTTTTCCTCAATAGAGAACTTCTCTTTGATTTCCCGGGTCATGATCTTGCCCATCCTGTGCCACACTTCTTCGTTCATCCTGATTGCTGCATCGTAACCGTATGTATGTTCCACTCCGAGAAACCAGAACCCATCAACCCTTCTGAACGTGTTCAGCATAAACTCGACGTATAGCCACAGTTGTTCGTTATCAAATTGAAGTGTATTCATGGTATTCCCTCCTTATTTTACACATTATCATTGATTTACCTCGAAATGCAAAACTATTTGATGATAAAAAACGTTTTCACAGGTTGTGTGTCTTTGGTTCTATATGGAATAAAAACGCGAAGCTGCCGGCTTATTTGCTTGACTATTCTTGGTCGAAAAATGACTCCTATACACCAAACGGTATAGAAAAAAAGAGAGGAATTGAAAAGATGCAACCAACGTAAAAACGTCTCTTAAAATGTATCATGTTCTAAAAACAGTATCTTTGAAAGATTATGGTTTTCCTGGTGCGCGTCAGTCCGGGATCGGAAAGGTTGATATCCGGCCTGCTCAATGGGAGCCTTTAAGCAGTAAGCAACTCCATGGAATGTTAGAGCCTTGTTGTATGGAGAAATTGTCGGGTATATCAGTAATCCCATGAATAGGGCGCTCAGGGATTTTCTGTTTCACGAATGACGCAGGTGCCTATATCGGTATACCCTTGCTCTCGGGAAGATTGAAGTTCAATTGGGGGAATGGCGCAGGGGTAAAGGAGAGTAGAAATATAAGGAGGATCACAAAGGCAAGGGCCTTCCTCTGGCTGTCGAGTTCTGTTTCCATATCGGCAGGCTGAGGATGACGTCTGCCGAAGATAATGAGGAGTATGACGAGAAGGAGCCAGCCGGGATTATAAAAAATCGCGGTGAGTCCGAGGGCTATGACGACTGTTATGAAGATCCATTTGCTTTTTTCACCAAATACGGCGTAAAGCACATGCCCTCCGTCAAGTTGTCCTACGGGAAGGAGATTTAGGGCTGTGATGAAAAAGCCGACCCATCCCGCATACCCTATCGGGTGGAGTACCAGATCGTAGCCGGTAGGTATCTCGCCCACGATGAGATGTTGGAGGATCTGGAATATGAGAGGGTCGCCGAGTCGGACAAAGGGTGCGTCCGGAGCAACGATCTGAATCGTGGACCATTTGATACCCAGCATGGCAAAGGGGACTGCCGCGATAAAACCAGCCAGGGGGCCGGCGGCACCGATATCGAATAGAGCTCTTTTGTTTGTGATGGAGCCCTTCACCTTTATTATGGCGCCCAAGGTACCGAAGGGCGAGAGAGGGAAAGGGATGAAGTAGGGGAGGGTCGCGGGCATGCCGTAATGCCTGCTCATGAAGTAGTGACCCATCTCGTGGGAGAGGAGTATGGTCATGAGGGGAATGCTGTATGCGAGACCCTGCACGAAATAGGTGGAAGCTATGGTGAGGATAAAAAGTATGATTTTTACCATGCCTTAAGCCTCTATCAGTGCCTCTTCCATGAGGACGCGCTCATGCTTTGTGCCGCTTTTTATGGCCACGTCAAGAGCGGTCAACATATCTAAAAAGGCGATGAGGTCCTGTTTCGAGATTTGCTCACTTGTTTTGGAAAGTTTGAACGCATAATAGGGTTTCTGGAAAGGCAGATAGTGCTTCTTCTCCGAGGGCTTGATACCTGAACTGCCTTTCCATTTGGCGAACGTCTTTGAGAAGACCGAATACTCTTGGTTCGCGGTGAACACCTCCTCCATGTCCTTAGCGTGAATGAGAAGCCTTGTCTGCCTTACGAGGAAGCTGTGAATGGCGAGAACGTGAAGGCCGTTCCCCAGAAGGTTCTCGAATACCGCAAGGGCCTGTTTTTTGTCCTTCCTTGAGAAAGCGTCGAAAAGGGCAAACATGCTCTCCTCATGGGTCTCGGTTCCTACCGCGAGAATATCTTTCGACTTTATCTCGCCCCGTTCTCCCACATAGGAGACAAGTTTCATGACTTCCATGTCGATCATTGATTCGTCTTTGATCCTGTTGGTGAGTAGCTGCAGGGCCTGATGGGTCATCTTTTTTTCATATTTCCTGATGAGCAGCCGTACGCGCTCTTCAATGCGCCGTTCTTTCTTATGCTCCATGACGACCGTCTTGCCTTCAATAAGCCGATGACCGTCAGAAGGAGGGGAGGTGAGGTAGATGATGACGTGAACGCGTTCCTTCAGTGAGAGAAGCTGCTTTTTTACGTCGTGGACCAGTTCCTTGTCGGGGTCAATGACGACCAGGACGAATTCCGTATTAATGAAGAGAGCGGATGAGCGTTCAATGATGCGGTCGCGGGCATCCTTCCCACCGATTATCTCGACCTCGGGGTGCTCCGAACATTGCCGGGAAAGAGTATGGATGTCCTCCAGCGCGTTGTCTTTAGATCCGTGAGCGGTGATGATCTCCCGTTTTTGCGTACTGTCCAACATACCTTAAGTTACTATACCCCAATGTTTTTTTCAATAAACGACGACCCACGAAGGAGAGGACGGAAGATGTGAGATGGTCTGCAACTTTCGCCAAATGCCCCGGTTCACTCCACCGATTAGCTCGGTAAAATGTACCATAAAACGTAAATAATTAAATAGAAAATGCTCTAGAGATGGCTTCAAGAGAGTCCTGATTTGAACAGGACAACTTGACCCTTCAAAGATTTTGTCAACGACAGGTAAACCATATTATACTCTTTGCCGTGAAAGTGCTCCTCATACAACCGCCCATCGAGGATTTCTACGACACGTCCATACGGACTTATCCCTTGGCGCTCCTATATCTGGCTGTTAGGATTCGGGATATCTCGGATGTAATAGTGATGGATATGAGGACGGGGCACAGACGCGTGGTCCCTGGGATGCATCCTTTTCCCGACCTTGCGGACTATTACCGTGACGGGGTGCGTACGCCGTTTTCATTTTTCGGACGGTATTACCGGTTTGGCCTTGATAAGAACGAGATAAAGAAGGAGATTGCAAAGGAAAAACCTGATGTGGTCTCCATATCTTCCCTGTTTACCACCTACTCTCTTGAAGCCATTGAGGTCGCGAGGCTTGCCAAAGAGGTGGACCGAGGGATTGTAACGGTCATGGGAGGAATCCACCCTACCCTTTTTCCCCGCCATGTGCTTGAGTCCGCATCGGTTGACTATGTGATAAGAGGAGAAGGGGAGACCCCGCTTTTTGAGCTGCTAACGGCACTTTCCCGGGGTGTGGCCGGTAAAGATCTCACCATCAATGGCCTTTGCTTCAAGGAAGGGGGTGGTTTCCGCATTTCCGAACCCAACATTGAAGAGGATATCGACATGATACCGGACCGCGGATTCCTTGATCCTGCCAAATATCGGATTGGCAGGAAGAATTACTCTTTCCTGTTGACATCAAGAGGCTGTCCGTTTCACTGCTCCTTTTGCGGCCGACCATCCATCCCTTACAGGAAAAGGAGTCTTGGGAGTATTGAAGAGGAGATCGGGGTTTTCAAGGATCTCGGCATTGGCGCTGTCGATTTCGAGGATGACATGCTGAATCTCGATCCTTACTTTTTCAGGCATGTTCTGGATCTCCTCAATGGCAAGGGATTTACCCTCTCCGCCATGAATGGAA from Syntrophobacterales bacterium encodes the following:
- a CDS encoding iron ABC transporter permease, whose protein sequence is MKRNIRWIFVIAVLFLALAGVSLLSLCTGAAAIPPGRILTILFTDDGSTFRSILVDIRIPRLILGFSVGGALSLAGVILQGTFRNNLVEPYTLGISGGAALGVSVAAIMGLGHMLGVYAQPAAGFAGSLLVILFLYLMNASRGALKAPSLLLTGVMVSFISSSFVLLIMSISRTEQLHDILFWIIGSLGEADWILVKFSLFVTLSGLAVSYLFCVDLNALALGEDEALHLGVNVERTKQSVLVVASLLAGVSVSISGVIGFVGLVVPHFVRMWVGVDHRIVMIASFLSGAIFLILCDTAAKTLVMPMELPVGVITGILGGILFIYALTKKELSLGRQ
- a CDS encoding ABC transporter ATP-binding protein — its product is MLEIRNLTCGYGSDPVLKNISVTVRTGEFVTIIGPNGSGKTTFMRAVSRVIKPANGLITLDGRNVSDFSFKEFARMVAVAGNLRDTDLPMSVFEFVLLGRIPHLKGLSALENRTDFAHAHDAMALTGTLDLGKRSVNSLSSGERQIVFIARALAQEPRLLLLDEPTSYLDITHQARVMDLVKKLNSEQNLTIITILHDLNLASHYCDRILLFKDGTLTRDGSPGEVLTKEILEEVYRTPVVILENPATGRPYVCQLPSPQ
- a CDS encoding peptidoglycan recognition protein family protein, which produces MNIMQDLIPAGRRNRPGRANPMTFITIHNTGNRSKGADVKSHAAYIKGEKATNGPVSWHYTMDEKNIYQHLPDNEDGFHAGDGNRKGIGIEICMNSDGDLQGATDMAAELTAYLCKEHNILVANVVQHNQWNKTKDCPQLLRSGSSYPWDVFINKVVALLGISSPARPPQTTKQYGTFSKARG
- a CDS encoding TRAP transporter large permease — encoded protein: MDGPIVGIYGIIIMFAILFLFKIPAGFTMALVGFLGVAYVTSMKAALGMIGTELWNIFSSYGLTVIPMFILVGEFAHYGGYSNGLYKVTYKWFGQYKGGLAITTIMACAIFSAISGSNTATAATMSTIAIPEMKKYNYHPQLSAGSVAAGATLGVLIPPSIVLVVYGLYTGQSIGKLFFGNVIPSAILTILIAATVIYICRRNPEWGPKGPKSTWLERLKALPDLIDITILFIIIMYALFTGVVTATEAAAASCAIALVLCLVRKKITWEGFIASIVDTLRISCLVFTIVAGAVIFGRFLAVTRLPYEAASMISSLTLPGWALFWIIILCYIIGGCVMDALAFLLVSLPIFYPIVMQMGYDPIWFGQVICIVTTMGSIMPPIGICCYVVAGMAKDIPLGTVFRGSLYYIPSYIISIILLMLFPYATVLVLSNIVK
- a CDS encoding TRAP transporter small permease, with protein sequence MNHLDRLNIFLNKLFLILGGVAVLGLMILATSNVVLRIFHMPYMGAYEIVSFLGAVVIAFALGYTQKKKDHIVVDILTEKFPGPLNRFLDRINYFVTLIFFSIVTWQIFVWGMKIWESHEVSETMKIIYYPFVFCVSLGFGTLSLTLLIDLLKTFKKKEEN
- a CDS encoding TRAP transporter substrate-binding protein, producing the protein MSSRKLTVVIVLFVFFTVSLLVCPFSAKSQTITLKYANFPPATTFPCVQMERWAKEVEKRTGGKVKVQTFPGSTLLPAKNIFDGVLTGMADIGNFAMSYQPGRFPISEAVDLPLGFASAKAASLTLYDLVEKYKPKEFEKVKIITLFTCPPADIMTSKPAKSLKDLKGMELRVSGTGADVIKRLGGIPVAMPQSETPEAIQKGVVKGIVSSLEVLKDINFAAYCPFATEANLFVASFAVVMNKDKWNSLPSDVKKVIDDLRREQAEWTGKYVDNHVKESLAWSKQKYNHQVITFSKTDRTEMLKLLKPMVDDYTKRVTGQGLPGEQILKDTYLLKAKYEKVNK
- a CDS encoding DUF6125 family protein — translated: MNTLQFDNEQLWLYVEFMLNTFRRVDGFWFLGVEHTYGYDAAIRMNEEVWHRMGKIMTREIKEKFSIEEKGLKAVAKVLRYSPWSLISGFDIEEKDEEVILSAPHCSSQEARLKKGVGEYDCKDMHLGEFESIVKEVDSNVQVECIFAPPDPHPEKLFCKWRFTMSGSKKDVSKNLTQNSAQ
- a CDS encoding site-2 protease family protein, translating into MVKIILFILTIASTYFVQGLAYSIPLMTILLSHEMGHYFMSRHYGMPATLPYFIPFPLSPFGTLGAIIKVKGSITNKRALFDIGAAGPLAGFIAAVPFAMLGIKWSTIQIVAPDAPFVRLGDPLIFQILQHLIVGEIPTGYDLVLHPIGYAGWVGFFITALNLLPVGQLDGGHVLYAVFGEKSKWIFITVVIALGLTAIFYNPGWLLLVILLIIFGRRHPQPADMETELDSQRKALAFVILLIFLLSFTPAPFPQLNFNLPESKGIPI